From Lolium perenne isolate Kyuss_39 chromosome 5, Kyuss_2.0, whole genome shotgun sequence, a single genomic window includes:
- the LOC127303896 gene encoding BTB/POZ and MATH domain-containing protein 3-like yields MEPQVFKALLCFVYTDSLTEMKQEEEATMCQHLLVAADTYDMERLKLICEHKLCKHIDVGTVANILAIAEAHRCHVLRSACFAFLGRKANLTAVMDSDGFEHLNASCPSLVKELLAMHSMT; encoded by the coding sequence ATGGAGCCGCAGGTGTTCAAGGCCTTGCTCTGTTTCGTGTACACTGACTCGTTGACGGAGATGAAGCAAGAAGAGGAAGCTACAATGTGCCAGCATCTGCTTGTCGCCGCGGACACATATGACATGGAGAGGCTCAAGCTCATCTGTGAGCACAAGCTGTGCAAGCACATCGATGTCGGCACCGTGGCCAACATCCTGGCGATAGCTGAAGCTCACCGCTGCCATGTGCTAAGGAGTGCGTGCTTCGCCTTTCTTGGCCGTAAGGCGAACCTGACGGCGGTCATGGACAGCGACGGCTTCGAGCATCTCAACGCAAGCTGCCCCTCTCTTGTCAAGGAGCTGCTCGCCATGCACTCGATGACTTAG